In Candidatus Neomarinimicrobiota bacterium, the DNA window CGTGCAAATTGAAAAGGAGAATGGAGAAAACTTTAAATTGATTTATATGGGGGATATCACCAGGGAACGTAGAATTCATCGGTTAATTGAAGCTACTTTTCGGTTAAGTGAAAAATTTAATGTTTCATTGCATCTCATCGGGGGGATTGGTGATCCCGGTTATGATAAGGAGCTTCAGTGTGTTATCTCGAGATACAATCTTGATGAAAAGGTTACGGTACATGGTTATCTTCCGATTAATGAAGCAATGGAATTAGTGAAATCATCAGATGTAGGTTTTCTGCCATTACGTCATCCAAAACATTTTGTGCGATCTCTCCCGGTGAAACTCTTTGACTATATGAGTGCTGGTATTCCGGTTATCATGCCTGAATACCCTTTATCCAGGAATGTAATAGTAAAGTATAAATGTGGGCTTTTGGTAGATTCGTTAGATATGGAGGATATTGTAACAAAGGTGGAGTATCTTATTCAACACCCCCAGGAAAAAGTTAGAATGGGTGTAAATGGACGGCAGGCTATCCAGGCCCATTTTAGTTGGCAGTCCCAGGAAAGTATCTTGCTGAAATTTTATCATTCGGTGATAAATATTAATACCAGAAAAAAATCCGTTAATTCCGACAAAAGACATAGACTGTGATACAAGCGCTGTTTATTGTTTCCGTGATATATATTATTTGGGTGTATATCGGGTATCCTCTCTTTATGTGGCTATTGGGTGTCGGGAAAATGGCAAGTGATGAACAGTTGGACTCTCCTGAATCGCTACCCTCAATTTCTCTAATAATTGCCTGTTATAATGAAGAGGGGATCATCGAAAGAAAAATTGAGAATACGCTTGCGTTGGAATATCCCAAGGACTTGTTGGAAGTACTGGTAATTTCGGATGGAAGCACAGACAACACGGTAAGCATAGCAAGGAAAATGGAGGAAAGTCATATCCGGGTATATGACAGAGTCCGACGTGAGGGCAAGACGGCTGTTCAGAATGTCGGTGCAGAGATTGCCACCGGCGAAATCCTTGTATTCTCGGACGCCAACGCACTTTACGTCCCGGATGCGCTGAAACAGGCAGTGAAAAA includes these proteins:
- a CDS encoding glycosyltransferase; translated protein: MSHPEKVFIGSSVHNWNDPRVLHKQACSLAGYYAVELHVPADFQYKNFNGVEIYGLPEWEKKIHRVKIIFILAKRIIAHRGPIVHLHDPELLPLGFIVKLVTSKKVIFDFHEQYENKILKRDWIPQILRKPLSYCYVVLERIACRVFDGVIGVIEDQVDLLSENLNYCIVKNYPIIETDTVVQIEKENGENFKLIYMGDITRERRIHRLIEATFRLSEKFNVSLHLIGGIGDPGYDKELQCVISRYNLDEKVTVHGYLPINEAMELVKSSDVGFLPLRHPKHFVRSLPVKLFDYMSAGIPVIMPEYPLSRNVIVKYKCGLLVDSLDMEDIVTKVEYLIQHPQEKVRMGVNGRQAIQAHFSWQSQESILLKFYHSVININTRKKSVNSDKRHRL